In the genome of Anabaena cylindrica PCC 7122, the window ATAGTAGGGCTGCTGTAGGGTTGTTGATTAATCTGATGTGGATTTTACCACTGGTAGCTTTAATGCTGTTATTCCTGCGTCGTTCTTCTAATGCTTCTAACCAAGCGATGAATTTCGGTAAATCCCGCGCTCGTTTCCAAATGGAAGCGAAAACTGGGGTGAAATTTGATGAAGTGGCTGGTGTGGAAGAAGCGAAAGAAGAACTGCAAGAAGTTGTGACTTTCCTCAAACAGCCAGAAAGATTTACTGCTGTTGGCGCTCGGATTCCCAAGGGTGTGCTGTTAATTGGCCCTCCTGGTACTGGTAAAACTTTACTAGCAAAAGCGATCGCAGGTGAAGCTGGTGTACCATTCTTTTCTATATCTGGTTCTGAGTTTGTAGAAATGTTTGTGGGTGTGGGTGCTTCCCGTGTCCGCGACTTGTTCAAGAAAGCTAAAGACAATGCTCCTTGTATCATCTTTATTGATGAAATCGACGCAGTAGGTCGTCAACGAGGTGCAGGTATCGGTGGTGGAAATGATGAAAGAGAACAAACCCTCAACCAGCTATTAACCGAAATGGATGGTTTTGAAGGCAATACAGGCATCATTATTATTGCTGCTACCAACCGTCCTGATGTATTGGATTCGGCGTTATTGCGTCCCGGTCGTTTTGATAGACAAATAACTGTTGATGCGCCCGACATTAAAGGACGTTTGGAGATATTGCAAGTCCATGCTAAAAACAAGAAATTAGATCCTAGTGTATCCTTAGATGCGATCGCACGTCGCACTCCTGGATTCACCGGCGCAGATTTAGCCAACCTCCTCAACGAAGCCGCGATTCTCACCGCTAGAAGGCGCAAAGAAACCATCACTATCTCAGAAATAGATGATGCAGTAGATCGAGTTGTGGCTGGAATGGAAGGTGCAGCTTTAGTAGATAGCAAAAACAAGCGTTTAATTGCTTACCATGAAGTTGGACACGCCTTAGTAGGTACTTTAATCAAAGACCATGACCCAGTACAAAAAGTTACTCTCATCCCCAGAGGACAAGCCTTAGGTTTAACTTGGTTTACACCCAATGAAGAACAAGGTTTAATTTCCCGTTCCCAAATCCTAGCGCGGATTATAGCTGCTTTAGGTGGTCGGGCTGCGGAAGAAATTGTTTTTGGTAAAGCTGAAGTAACAACAGGTGCAGGAAATGACTTACAACAAGTCACAAGCATGGCACGACAAATGGTAACGCGGTTTGGGATGTCTGATTTGGGTCCATTGTCCTTGGAAAGTCCAAATCAGGAAGTATTTTTGGGACGTGACTGGGGGAATAAATCAGAATATTCTGAAGAAATTGCCGCTAAGATTGATACTCAAGTCCGGGAAATTGTTAATAGTGGCTATATCAAAGCGAAAGAACTGTTACAAGAAAACCGCCCAGTGTTAGAGCGTTTAGTTGATTTATTAGCAGAACAGGAAACAATTGATGGGGATTTATTCCGC includes:
- the ftsH gene encoding ATP-dependent zinc metalloprotease FtsH gives rise to the protein MTNFGKKTLRKQRPTKRSIWTGALAATMIMMPGILGMNPVLAQKAERNSLTYGELLQKTEQGQVRKVELDETEQIARVYLADQKPDAPPIPVRLLDQNSELINRLKEKNVDFGEVSSANSRAAVGLLINLMWILPLVALMLLFLRRSSNASNQAMNFGKSRARFQMEAKTGVKFDEVAGVEEAKEELQEVVTFLKQPERFTAVGARIPKGVLLIGPPGTGKTLLAKAIAGEAGVPFFSISGSEFVEMFVGVGASRVRDLFKKAKDNAPCIIFIDEIDAVGRQRGAGIGGGNDEREQTLNQLLTEMDGFEGNTGIIIIAATNRPDVLDSALLRPGRFDRQITVDAPDIKGRLEILQVHAKNKKLDPSVSLDAIARRTPGFTGADLANLLNEAAILTARRRKETITISEIDDAVDRVVAGMEGAALVDSKNKRLIAYHEVGHALVGTLIKDHDPVQKVTLIPRGQALGLTWFTPNEEQGLISRSQILARIIAALGGRAAEEIVFGKAEVTTGAGNDLQQVTSMARQMVTRFGMSDLGPLSLESPNQEVFLGRDWGNKSEYSEEIAAKIDTQVREIVNSGYIKAKELLQENRPVLERLVDLLAEQETIDGDLFRQIVEENTQIQVTDQKLAVSR